The Aedes albopictus strain Foshan chromosome 2, AalbF5, whole genome shotgun sequence region CATTGACCAGCGCAGTGCTGGCTCAAAACGACATCACCAAGTACACCACCAAGTTCGACAACATCGATGTGGACGAAATCCTAAAGTCGGATCGGCTGTTCCATAACTACTACAAGTGTCTACTGGACGAAGGCCGTTGCACACCGGAAGGAGTGGAGCTGAAACGAGTCCTGCCAGAAGCTCTGGAGACATCCTGTGCCAAGTGTAGCCCGAAGCAGCAGGAGGTCAGCGATCGGGCCATTAAATATCTGAGCGAAAATCG contains the following coding sequences:
- the LOC109432493 gene encoding ejaculatory bulb-specific protein 3-like, translating into MKYIIVLVLALTSAVLAQNDITKYTTKFDNIDVDEILKSDRLFHNYYKCLLDEGRCTPEGVELKRVLPEALETSCAKCSPKQQEVSDRAIKYLSENRPEEWKALKARYDPDNKYAGDA